Genomic window (Rhododendron vialii isolate Sample 1 chromosome 4a, ASM3025357v1):
CCCAATTCCGCTTTCAATATCCAACTCTTCGCAGTTGGTACAGATAGAATTGCAAATAAATGATTTCACTGGAAAAGTAAGAAACGATTTCGGAAACTTACAAAATCTCTTCAGGATATGTCTATTTCATAACAATTTTGAAACTAAGGGATCAGATGGACTTGCATTTCTTAGTTCTTTGACCAATTGTAGCGACTTGGCGGTGGTAGAGTTGGGGAATGGCCAATTCAGAGGGGTATTACCGAATTCTGTGGGCAATCTATCAACCTCTGTCTTTTACTTGGCACTAGAAAACAATCAATTGTATGGTTCTATTCCTTCTACAATAGGAAACCTTGTGAATCTTGAAGTCTTAGGTTTGGATGGTAACCTATTCACAGGCTCAATTCCCGGCAACATAGGTCATCTTTGTAAGTTGCAAGTGTTGGGCTTTTCATTCAACAATATGTCGGGTACAATTCCAGACTCTATTGGAAATTTGTCATTGCTGATTAAACTTTACTTGCAACAAAATAGACTAGAGGGAGCCATACCCTTAGATCTTGGCAATTGTCGGAAGTTATTAACGTTGACACTATATGACAATAACCTTAATGGGAGCATACCAAGTAAACTTTTGACAGTCTCTTCTCTATCAATTACATTGGATCTAGCTCGCAATCGTTTGTCTGGATCCTTGCCACTTGAGGTTGGAAACCTAAAAAATGTAGCAGAAATCAATATCTCCGAGAATGGTTTGTCTGGTGAAATTCCTAGGACTCTTGGTCGCTGTAGTAGCCTTGAAAACCTAGATTTGCATCAAAATTTCTTTCAAGGATCTATTCCTTCCTCCATGGAATCCTTGAGAGGTATTCAGAATTTGGACCTTTCCGACAACAACTTATCCGGTCAAATTCCAACATTTTTAGGGACATTTGCCTTGAAGAATCTCAATTTGTCTTTCAATAATTTCGAAGGAGAGTTACCTATGAAGGGTGTTTTTACAAATGCAAGTGCAATATCAGTTGCCGGAAATTATAGGCTGTGTGGTGGCATTCCTGAACTTCGACTACCTCGGTGCAccacaaaaaaatcaagaaattggTGGTTTCTTTCACGGACGTTAGGAATCACAGTAGCTTCCATACTAGTTGGTGTAACTGTAGTGTCGTCTTTCATCATATGTTTgttcaagaagaaaagaaagaccaaACCTACAGTTTCGTTGTTCAAAGATCCATTCTTGAAAGTCTCTTATGGAGAACTTTTCAAAGCAACTGAAGGTTTCTCTTCGACGAATCTGCTTGGTTTTGGTAGTTTCGGCCGTGTGTATAAAGGTGTTATTGAACAAAACGGGGAGTTAGTTGTTGCGGTCAAAGTATTCGACCTTCAAACTCACGGCGCTACCAAAAGTTTTATGGCAGAGTGCGAAGCCTTAAGGAATATTCGACACCGAAACTTGGTGTCGATCATAACTGCTTGTTCTAGCATGGATTTTGAAGGGAATGAATTTAAAGCTCTGGTTTACGAGTTTATGCCGAATGGAAGTCTAGATAATTGGTTGCATCCTATTCCAGAAGCAAATAATGGGGAACGGGAGTTCGTGGGACCCGATCTTCTACAAAGAGTAGACATTGCCATAGATGTGGCTTGTGCACTTGATTATCTTCATTACCAATGCGAAACGCCAATTATTCACCGCGATTTAAAGCCCAGTAATATCCTTCTTGATGGTGACATGGTTGCTCATGTTGGAGATTTCGGTCTAGCTAAATTTCGTGCAGAGTTCACCACTCCAAGTACTAGTAGTTCAACTGCAATAAAGGGAACCATTGGATATGCAGCTCCAGGTAAGAACAAACTTTTTTATCcgtatttttctttaattctgcCTCTTATAATATCAATTCACCAGGTTTGAGAGCAAGGGTTAACACCACGAAATGTTAAATGGGTTGCACACACCGTAACTGAATGGTGATGGTAAATTGAGTAGTTGAAGTTAGGgctataaacgagccgaatcgacCGAAATATTAGAATGTTCAGATTCGTTCATTACGTTTTTTAGCGAattcgaactcgagctcgagccgaatTCAATGAAGATTTTGATAAGCCGAGCTTGGACCAAGCTTGCCTAGGTTTGAGTagaactcgagcttgttcacgagtctTAATGAGCCAATAGTATCATATATTTATGCTCTCAAACAAGtctaaaactgcaaataaaatttttaacatGTAGATAAATAtgtttacatatatataaaagggaaaatttcaaaaaaacccctgaactttctgacaactcgcaaaaaaacacctgaactttcactattaacaaaaaaacacctgaactttttgacaactcgcaaaaaaacacctgaactttcactattaacaaaaaaacacctaaacttagcattccgttaacaattagacccctgccgtccaattccgttagtttgtaacggatggagctaacggaaggcgttaacttttttttttttactttttacattaaaaaattacttttaactctttttttttattggtatataaatatgcaataaagttctttttttattattatttatcgaaaattactttaaccctattttttattttcaaattttacctttcccccctctctctctccccctttttttcttattagaatcgactccacaccaccaattaaccccacaaccaaccgcctaagccttagccacaatttcagaaattcaaaagttcttttaacctcctctttgtaacctttcgtttttttactacttttacttccaaaaattactttaactcattcattttttagtcataaataaatatgcaataaagttattttttcctttctctttttcaaaaattattcacccccattttttaactattacgaaaattattttaacaccccCTGCTTCCCCGCACCCcgccccgttttttttttttactttcaaatttaaccccacaaccaactgaTAGATGAATTTTGGGTTTCTCCAAACTGATTGGTGGAGACAAGAGGAGGGAGGATTTTcatcagtggagagagagagtatttgaaagtaaaaatgggtcttaaagttattattattaatagtAAAGATTACAGTTAAAGTAATTcttgataaataataagaaaaaaaactttatttcatatttatttactactaaaaataaagagttaaaagtaattttggaagtaaaaaatataaaaaacaagaatgctgaaaa
Coding sequences:
- the LOC131322988 gene encoding receptor kinase-like protein Xa21, with product MSLLTKSLSISLLSLFLSFIPMLHIEALALDTTTSLSLVNTINVAGNETDFHALLAFKSNIFPEYRQALSSWNESLSFCHWEGVKCGRRHERVIVIDLMSRGLVGSLSPSIGNLSFLRELSLRNNTFTGAIPTKLGNLFRLHKLNLGINGFEGEIPTSLSRCTNLSFLSVGQNMLVGELPKELAYSMPRLVSLYVSSNNLTGGIPPSIGNLTSLVNFRAASNPLGGSIPNALGQLNNLRELGLGGTQISSTIPPSLYNLSLLVVLSLAKNSLWGSLPPKFGFMFPHLEVLQLWGNQFNGPIPLSISNSSQLVQIELQINDFTGKVRNDFGNLQNLFRICLFHNNFETKGSDGLAFLSSLTNCSDLAVVELGNGQFRGVLPNSVGNLSTSVFYLALENNQLYGSIPSTIGNLVNLEVLGLDGNLFTGSIPGNIGHLCKLQVLGFSFNNMSGTIPDSIGNLSLLIKLYLQQNRLEGAIPLDLGNCRKLLTLTLYDNNLNGSIPSKLLTVSSLSITLDLARNRLSGSLPLEVGNLKNVAEINISENGLSGEIPRTLGRCSSLENLDLHQNFFQGSIPSSMESLRGIQNLDLSDNNLSGQIPTFLGTFALKNLNLSFNNFEGELPMKGVFTNASAISVAGNYRLCGGIPELRLPRCTTKKSRNWWFLSRTLGITVASILVGVTVVSSFIICLFKKKRKTKPTVSLFKDPFLKVSYGELFKATEGFSSTNLLGFGSFGRVYKGVIEQNGELVVAVKVFDLQTHGATKSFMAECEALRNIRHRNLVSIITACSSMDFEGNEFKALVYEFMPNGSLDNWLHPIPEANNGEREFVGPDLLQRVDIAIDVACALDYLHYQCETPIIHRDLKPSNILLDGDMVAHVGDFGLAKFRAEFTTPSTSSSTAIKGTIGYAAPEYGLGSEMSAGGDVYSYGILLLEMITRKRPTDKIFEADLNLHKFARIALPEHVIEIVDPMLLTEETNGSKMMENLISLIKIGLACSTESPKDRMNISTALHELHLVKNNILKVRTSGTRSSHI